The Streptomyces puniciscabiei genomic interval TCGAACCTCCAGCGGATTCCGGCGACCCGGACCAGGGCGGTCAGCGGTACTGGCCACGGGCTGAAACAGCGGTAATGGGCCACCTCGCCAGCAATCATCGACAGCAGGGCCGGGTTGCCGCCGTAGACCTCGTCGCCGGTGACCCAGCCGGCCGTGTGACCGCCGGCCCAGAACCTCTCGAGCATCGCGGCAGCGAACTGCGTCCTGGTGGCGAACCGCACCTCGTCAGGTTCCAGTCCCGCACTGCGGCACGGCTCGGGACCGTCGGTCCATGCTCTGGGCAGGTACCACTCACGGTCGACGGCGGCGTGTCCGCGCGGCGTGGCATGCACAAGATAGACGGCAACCTGGGAGTTCTCGATCCGCCGGCGGTGCCGGCGTACTGTCGCTGTGCCCCGACGGTCGCGTTCCCCTTCCTCACGTCGCCGGTCTCGTCGACGACGAGGACGGCCTGCTCGGTGCCGAGGCGATCGACAACGTACTCGCGCAGATCATCGCGGACCGCGTCCGCGTCCCACTTGGCCCGCTCCAATAGATGCTGCATGCCATCCGGCGTGGCCTCACCGGCTCACTCCGCGATCGTCCAGCAGTTCTTGCGGGGCAGATCAGCCAGCAGTCCGCGAACGAACTTCCCTACCCGACGCCGGGGTTCAGAACGGGCGAACCGCCGGCTATGCGCTCCATCAGCCCCTCGAACTCCTCGTCCCAACGGGCAAGGCCTCCGCTGTGGCCTACGGCCACCGTCTGATCTTCTGTCCTCACACCCGATGATCAGCGGGTGGCCGTACCCGTCGGCACCGCCTCACCTTCCAAGATCCACAACTACGGCTGGAGTACTAGGAGATCTTTACCGTTACGGAGAAGATTGGAGGTCGAGCGCGGTTTTGGCGATGAGTCCCTCGAGGAGGCGGGGGCGGTACTGCATCCGCTTCCGCCGCGTCTTCACCAACGCGGTGAGCTGGCCGAGGCTGTGGTTGGTGAGGTTGGCCAGCGACCTGTTCAGGTGTGACCACACGCCCTCGGCGGGGTTGAGTTCGGGGGCGTACGGAGGCAGTTGGTGGACCGTCAGCCATAGTCGGGCTTCGATCAGTTCGCGCATGTTGCGGCTGACGTGCGTGCTCAAGTTATCCCACACCAAAACGAGGGGGCCGCCGAGCTCCTGGTGCGCTGCATCCAGCAGGCGGGCATAGTCGGTCTTGGTGAAGCCCTTGCGGCGGCCCCTGGCGGGACCACGGTCGAGGTGGAGGCGGTAGGTCAGCCGAGGCCGATGACCGTCTTTGGTGCAGATCAGCGCAGCCATCGAGACGCGTTTGGTGCCCGCAGCGGTGACCCGCACCACCGGGGTGTGGCCCCGGCGGCCCCAGGTGCGGCCCTTGGGCGGCCTCAGGTCTGGGCCGGCTTCGTCCTCGAAGCAGACCCAGGCGCCCAAGTCCGCCGCCCTCTTCTTATGACGGGCCACTGCTCGTCCTTCCAGGCGGCGATCTTCGCCTCGTCCCGCTCGGTGGCCTTACGGGATGGGACCTGCACACTCCAGCCGATGCGGTGCAGCAACAAGTCCGGCCCGGCCAGGATGTACTCCACGCCGAACCGGCGGCGCACGATCTCGGCGATCCTCGCCAGCGTCCAGCACTGGTCACTCCAGCCGCACGCGGCCGGGCCAGTATCCAACACCTCCTGTAAAAACAGGCAGTTGTTCCGGGGCGAGCTTGCAGCGGGCGCCACTGGGGCCCTTGGAAGCCAGGGCTTGCCGACCGCCCGAAGCCAACGCCCGCCGCCGGCGATTCGCCGACATCCGGGTCGTTAAAGATCTCGACCTGGCCGCGGCACATCCCAGCGTGACCAAGGTCTGGGCCGACGGCGGTTACCAGAACAGCATCTTCAACCACGGCGCCCGGCTGGGCATCGATGTCGAGGTGGTGCAGCGGCCACGGGCGAAGGGGTTCGAGCCGCTGCCGAAGCGGTGGGTGCACGAGCGGACCTTCGGCTGGCTGATGCAGCACCGTCGCCTGGCGCGGGACTACGAAGCCCTCCCGCAGAGATCCCGCACGGTGATCCACTGGGCGATGGCTACTGACGACGGCGCTTTGATGTCGTCTCGCCGAGGTTCACCCTGCTGACGAACGGCCCTCACGGCGCAATGTAGTTGAAGTGAGATATGCGCAAGGCGGCGGGTTGGACGCCGGGGGGCGGGCACGCCGCGAGGCGTTGCGGTTGCAGGCTGCCGCGATGTTCGTCGAGGACGTCACGCCTTCGGAGATCGCCAAGCTGCTGCGGGTGACGGTGCGGTCGGTATACCGGTGGAGGGCTGACTTCGAGCGCGGCGGGACGGCGGCGCCGGCAAGCCGGGGCCCGCTGGGGCAGCGGTGCAAGCTCAGTACGAAGTCGCAGGTCAAACTGGCCGCGATGCTGGATGAGGGCCCGGCGGCGTTCGGCTGGGATGAGGACCAGGTGTGGACCGGGGCTCGGGTCGCCAAGCTGATCGGCCGCAAACTCCATGTCTCCTACAGCGCCGACGCGGCAGCCCGGTTGATCCGTCGGCTCGGCTTCACGCCGCAGATGCCGGCGCGACGGGCCGCCCGGCGCGACGAGCTCGCGATCGCCGCCTGGAAGGAAACAACGTGGCCTGCGGTAAAAGGACACCGGCCGCGCTCGGCGCCTTCGTTTGCTTCGAGGACGAGGCGGGCCAGCATCTGACGCCGCCGCGCGGCCGAACCTGGGGACGTCGGGGCCAGACCCCGATCGTGCAGGTGGCCGGGCGCAGCTCCGGGCGGGTGTCGATCGCCGGACTGATCGCGGTCCGTCCCGGGGGGCGCACGAGACTGTTCTACCGGCTGCGCGTCCACCGCGGCCGCAAGAACGAGCGACGCTCCTTGTCCGAACGCGACTGCATCGGGCTGATCGACGCCGCCCACCAGCAGTTGAGAGCCCCGATCATCCTGGTCTGGGACCGGCTGAACACCCACGTGTCGGCAACCATGAAACAGATGATCGCTGAACGAGCCTGGCTGACCGTCGTGCTGCTCCCGGCCTACGCCCCGGACCTGAACCCGGTCGAGGGCGTGTGGTCCCACGTCAAACGCAGCCTGACCAACCTGGCCGCGCTCACCGTCGATGCGCTGGAGACGCTGATCCGCAACCGACTCAAGCGCCTTCAGTACCGGCCCGTCGTCCTCGACGGCTTCGTCGCGGAGACCGGCCTGACCTTCCACCTGCTACCGCCATGACGTCGCGAAACGCCGTCGTCGGAAACTCGCCCGCCGCGATCGTCCGCCGCGCAGGCAATCCCCTTGCGCTGCCGACCCTGTCCAGCGATGCTCGACTGCCGTGAGCGGCTTCCAGATCAGCACCCTGACGGCCACCGAGGAGCGGCTCTGGCACGCTTTTCCCACCGGCGCCCTGGTCGACCTGCGCTCCGGACCCGACGACGGCCCCGGCCAAGCGACGTGGTGGCCGCGCACCCGCGACATTCGCGCCGAGGTGATCGCGGCGCTGCTGACCGGCAGCGGGCCCGATGCGAACGGCGGCGCGGGGGTCAAACTGGCCGGCGCCCGTGTCGTCGGGCGACTCACGCTCGCCCACACGCAAGTCCCCTACGCACTCGACTTCGAGCACTGCTGCTTCGACGACGGCCTGGACCTCGCCGAAGCCGAGACTCGCAGCGTGCGCCTGCGCGGCTGCTACCTCACCGTACTGGAAGCCAACCGCGCCGAGATCCGCGGCGAGTTCCAGATGGAGGGCTGCCGCCTCGACCGGCTCAGCCTCTACGCGGCACGCGTCTTCGAGATCGAAATCAGCGGGACCACGATCACCGCGCCCCCGCTCGAACCACCGGACCCTGACGCCGACTGGACGCCGCCGCGCACGGCCGTCAACGGCGACCTGCTCGTCGTCGACACCGCGATGTACTGCCACGACGTTGTCATCGACGGACAGTTCCGGCTTCCCGGCGCGCGCATCGGCGGCTACCTGCATCTGGACGGCGCCCGGATAACCCACGAGGAGCCCAACCGCCCACCCACGCCCGCCCTGCTGGCGCAGGGGCTGCGCGTGGACACCGGAATGTTCGCCCGCCGTGGCAACACCCGAGCGAAGAACCGGTTCACCGTCACCGGCGGCGTCGACCTCAGCGGTGCCGCGATCAAGGGCGGGCTCATGCTGGCCGACGCCGACCTGGTGGAGGACCACGGCCAAACGGCGCTGCGCGCAGACCACATCTCGGTCGAGGGCGGGGTCGACCTGTCGGGCGTCACGGCTTCGGGCGCGGTCCGGCTCAACTCGGCCCGTATCGTCGGGCCGCTGACACTGAGCGGTGCGCGACTGGGCACGCTCGACGCCTCCGGCGCGCGCGTCGAAGGGGCGATGTTCTGCAATGAGGGATTCACCGCGCACAGCTTGGACTTGCGGCGGGCACGGACTGCAACCTTTGAGGACGACGCCGCGTCCTGGCCCGACAAGCTGCGCCTGGACGGCTTCGTCTATGACGAACTGATGCCGTTGCCGACGGCCGGGATGCGACTGCCGTGGCTGGCTCGTGACGCGTATCAGCCTCAGCCTTACGAGCAGCTGGCCGCGCGCTACCGCGCGGTGGGGCGTGACGGCGAGTCGCGGCGGGTGCTGCTTGCCCAGCAGCGGCGGCGACGTGAGGCGGCTGGCCTGCCGGCGAAAGCATGGGGCCTTCTCCAGGACGCAACGGTCGGCTACGGGTATCGGCCGTGGCTGGCCGGGCTGTGGTTGTTGGGCCTGCTCGCCGCCGGATCGGTCTACTTCGCCTCCCACCACCCCGCACCGCTGGGTACGGGCGGACCGCATTTCAACCCGGTCGCCTACACGCTCGACCTGTTGGTGCCGGTAGTGAGCCTCGGTCAATCGGGCGCGTGGAATCCGAGCGGGTCCAGCCAGGCGCTGGCCTATGCACTGATCATCAGTGGCTGGACACTCGCCACGACGCTGGTCGCCGGGGTCACACGAATACTGGTGCGGCCCTGAGATAACAGGTCCCTCT includes:
- a CDS encoding IS630 family transposase (programmed frameshift); its protein translation is MRYAQGGGLDAGGRARREALRLQAAAMFVEDVTPSEIAKLLRVTVRSVYRWRADFERGGTAAPASRGPLGQRCKLSTKSQVKLAAMLDEGPAAFGWDEDQVWTGARVAKLIGRKLHVSYSADAAARLIRRLGFTPQMPARRAARRDELAIAAWKETTWPAVRTPAALGAFVCFEDEAGQHLTPPRGRTWGRRGQTPIVQVAGRSSGRVSIAGLIAVRPGGRTRLFYRLRVHRGRKNERRSLSERDCIGLIDAAHQQLRAPIILVWDRLNTHVSATMKQMIAERAWLTVVLLPAYAPDLNPVEGVWSHVKRSLTNLAALTVDALETLIRNRLKRLQYRPVVLDGFVAETGLTFHLLPP